A genomic segment from Thermotoga neapolitana DSM 4359 encodes:
- a CDS encoding GNAT family N-acetyltransferase, translating to MFEGKLVRLRAYRKEDIEKALEFANDPEVKKCLVPGIPFPWRKEDEEKWYQSLNPFSTDSYSFAIEKLSDGEYIGGCSINKIDWKNSVAEVGIFLGRPYWSQGYGTDAMRVLVRFIFNEMNMNKIKLHVFSFNERAKRVYEKIGFKVEGILRQELFREGRYHDVIVMGLLKSEWEDLTETDL from the coding sequence ATGTTTGAAGGAAAGCTGGTGAGGCTCAGGGCCTACAGAAAAGAAGACATAGAGAAAGCCCTGGAATTCGCCAACGATCCTGAAGTGAAGAAGTGCCTCGTTCCGGGTATTCCTTTTCCGTGGAGAAAAGAAGACGAAGAAAAATGGTACCAAAGTTTGAATCCCTTCAGCACAGATTCCTACTCGTTCGCCATCGAGAAGTTGAGTGATGGAGAGTACATAGGGGGATGCAGCATTAACAAAATCGACTGGAAAAACTCTGTGGCAGAGGTCGGCATATTTCTGGGGAGGCCTTACTGGAGCCAGGGATATGGAACGGACGCTATGAGGGTACTGGTGCGGTTCATTTTCAACGAGATGAATATGAACAAGATCAAGCTCCACGTGTTCAGTTTCAACGAGCGGGCAAAGAGAGTTTACGAGAAAATAGGCTTCAAAGTGGAGGGTATCTTAAGACAAGAACTTTTCAGAGAAGGAAGGTATCACGACGTTATCGTGATGGGCTTGCTGAAGAGTGAATGGGAAGACCTCACCGAAACAGATCTTTGA
- a CDS encoding alpha-2-macroglobulin family protein, with protein MGMKRLIFLVFLLISFSLFGGYAYFSRYPVLHPDEGLSFVISDLENITLNVWKISEEDFLKAVFDPESFNFSLLEITRPIYSKKFSSEEWKEFSFPLKDRGFYFATLVSNEGTVFRRVIDRSLFIVTDLEAIYFSDSEKLRLHVFDSDGDFVEGAEVLLFEDSKLIDRVFTGKDGVVSITKHFDTFYIRYGDSRFFGGVYFSGGGLEREKLFFVTDRPIYKPSDTVHFRGQIFSFEEGLYKAFEKTKVTVSIFDTKKNEVYRSEFETDELGGFSGSMKLPDTASVGLYKVNVDHGGRRYYEYFLVEEYRKPEYKVEIETDKDVYISGEVVNYLVRVKYFNGQPVAKAQVAYYVRAFPEEGSGYLVYRGTDFTDEEGNLRLGVKTEEGFQGSYRLEVIVTDESQRQIEETRSVKVYADNVLISPLDRYVSTSPGKQVRVKVKVTDLSGNPLNGLLTTSSEDSTSTVAVENGEAIVTFTPKEPKSYRIELSFGKAKTHFYVYAYCGAGTSSEFVINPATNTVKPGDELSVQILAPGKVMGVLGIVSNRVYDTIPVSFTGSVNLRVRIPKDIPEKNLFISFVGLDDNGRIYKLERLNVLLDTNFTTMKILFDKDQYEPGEMAQITIESNVDRVCLFLVDEAIYAMVGAEPPVLENFLYPYMNYPRTRGGFPHYWRLYVSRDSFRNKLASLPEEKTFADFKQNALPSKLNVREYFPDTALWIPSLKLHNGTARVSFKVPDSITSFRATAYGFSKDRFSQTESEMVVSKKFYLMPHLPSFLRESDVIKISATVFNRTSKTLPVQLTVELPENIELLEGSSSRHFLMEANSSHTETWTVKAVSASEGSFVKFVAVGEDLNDAVSMRLPVERFAFEREFYRIMLLDGKETLEIPGQFISSRIRFLDSIVPLVEDSLKRLIDFPYGCVEQTMSRFFPAVVAASAGIEVENLEEIIQRGLFKLYSYQHNDGGWGWFRFGESDDFMTCYVMEGLYFTMKAGYDVAESVLQRGIEYLRKHPSAYGSYVLDLYGVNHEPFKPESEADLVFLSLSSKEALKQLMNYVVQDEQKAYLNVYSNNPLISEIQLNSVFLRALAKWKEFPELERKVTNYLLLKKDSAFWTSTKDTSFVILALLEAMPEYASTTLKVINSENTFELKPGEERSLVPGSLTVSGKGIVEVEVVYIEVPKEAVSEGLEIKREFYKRYELLIEENKMIVDAFVPIGRGYVPRSIHPVEKEQTEELYILPYKYWKKTIEYRGVPLEINGAEVKIKGETYTFFRIETFNGLILVFFRNEALIYDTEKNTITRYLDVTDAGFMRSGPVFLMKGFVLVGDEKIPVPEDVTGLSCTMDEILLRGENKTYWYRNGEFVDLPFVARRVFFWDGKKLVAENIRFSGSSKTLRNRVFEVVFDVGDVKIELGDIIKTVVRVKGDGNYLIVEDFIPSCAQVLSNYREKGIEENKFSYSWYSSWNAWYSGREIRTDRVALFARYLYGNSFDYVWRATAEGVFHLLPARVYPMYSRGLYAHTDPDVLFIGADFIDGRDDQP; from the coding sequence ATGGGTATGAAGAGATTGATTTTCTTGGTTTTTCTTCTGATCAGCTTCAGTCTTTTTGGAGGATACGCCTATTTCTCTAGATATCCTGTTCTGCACCCAGATGAGGGGCTCTCCTTTGTGATCTCAGATCTGGAGAATATCACCCTGAACGTGTGGAAGATAAGTGAAGAAGACTTTTTGAAAGCAGTTTTTGATCCAGAAAGCTTTAACTTTTCACTGTTAGAGATAACACGTCCTATCTACAGTAAAAAGTTCTCCTCAGAAGAGTGGAAAGAATTCTCATTTCCGCTCAAAGACAGGGGATTTTACTTTGCGACTCTGGTTTCCAACGAGGGGACGGTTTTCAGAAGGGTGATTGACAGGAGCCTGTTCATCGTCACCGATCTGGAAGCGATCTACTTTTCCGACAGCGAAAAGCTGAGGCTCCACGTATTCGACTCAGACGGTGATTTTGTAGAAGGAGCGGAGGTCCTCCTCTTTGAAGATTCAAAACTGATCGACAGAGTTTTCACCGGCAAAGACGGGGTCGTTTCTATCACGAAACACTTCGACACGTTCTACATCAGGTACGGGGACTCTCGATTTTTTGGAGGGGTGTACTTTTCAGGTGGAGGGCTTGAAAGAGAAAAGCTTTTCTTTGTCACAGACAGGCCGATCTACAAACCGTCCGACACGGTCCACTTCAGAGGTCAGATCTTCTCTTTTGAAGAGGGTCTCTACAAAGCCTTTGAGAAGACGAAAGTCACCGTTTCCATCTTCGACACAAAGAAAAACGAGGTTTACAGATCGGAGTTCGAAACCGACGAGCTCGGTGGATTCAGCGGTTCCATGAAACTTCCAGACACAGCCTCGGTCGGACTCTACAAGGTGAATGTCGATCACGGAGGAAGACGCTACTACGAATATTTTCTGGTGGAAGAATACAGGAAACCGGAGTACAAAGTCGAAATCGAAACGGATAAAGACGTGTACATATCTGGCGAAGTTGTGAACTACCTTGTCAGGGTGAAGTACTTCAACGGCCAGCCCGTCGCGAAGGCGCAGGTTGCCTACTACGTTCGGGCCTTTCCAGAGGAAGGAAGCGGCTATCTAGTTTACAGGGGAACGGACTTCACGGACGAAGAGGGAAACCTCAGGCTCGGTGTGAAAACAGAAGAAGGGTTTCAGGGCTCTTACCGGCTGGAGGTGATTGTGACGGATGAGAGCCAGCGTCAGATCGAGGAAACAAGGTCTGTGAAGGTGTACGCCGACAACGTTCTGATATCTCCTCTGGATCGGTACGTTTCCACTTCACCGGGCAAGCAGGTGAGGGTGAAGGTGAAAGTGACGGATCTTTCAGGAAATCCTTTAAATGGACTGCTCACCACCTCTTCTGAGGATTCAACGAGCACGGTGGCCGTGGAAAACGGTGAGGCGATCGTCACTTTCACCCCAAAAGAGCCAAAAAGTTACAGAATAGAACTCTCCTTTGGAAAAGCGAAAACTCACTTCTACGTGTACGCTTACTGCGGTGCAGGAACAAGCAGCGAGTTCGTAATCAATCCGGCAACGAACACAGTGAAACCCGGGGATGAACTTTCGGTTCAGATCCTTGCACCTGGTAAGGTGATGGGAGTTCTGGGAATCGTCTCAAACAGGGTTTACGACACTATTCCCGTCTCCTTCACCGGATCTGTCAACCTGCGTGTCAGAATACCGAAAGATATCCCCGAGAAGAATCTATTCATCAGCTTCGTTGGACTCGACGATAATGGGCGTATCTACAAGCTGGAAAGGCTGAACGTTCTGCTCGACACGAATTTCACCACCATGAAGATTCTGTTCGACAAAGATCAGTATGAACCTGGAGAAATGGCACAGATCACGATCGAATCGAATGTGGACAGAGTCTGTCTTTTCCTCGTTGATGAAGCGATATACGCCATGGTTGGAGCAGAACCACCGGTGCTCGAAAACTTCCTCTATCCATACATGAACTATCCCCGGACAAGAGGAGGATTTCCGCATTACTGGAGGCTCTACGTTTCAAGGGATTCGTTCCGAAACAAACTCGCTTCCCTCCCGGAGGAGAAGACCTTTGCCGATTTCAAGCAGAACGCCCTTCCATCCAAGTTGAACGTCAGGGAGTACTTCCCCGACACGGCCCTCTGGATCCCATCACTGAAGCTTCACAACGGAACGGCAAGGGTGAGCTTCAAGGTACCAGACAGCATCACTTCTTTCAGGGCAACGGCCTACGGTTTCTCAAAGGATCGATTTTCCCAGACAGAAAGCGAAATGGTCGTTTCCAAAAAGTTCTATCTGATGCCACATCTTCCATCTTTTCTGAGGGAGAGTGATGTGATAAAAATATCCGCAACCGTTTTCAACAGGACTTCAAAGACGCTTCCGGTTCAACTCACGGTGGAACTTCCCGAGAACATAGAACTCCTCGAGGGGAGTTCTTCAAGGCACTTTTTGATGGAGGCGAACTCCTCACACACAGAGACCTGGACAGTGAAGGCTGTCTCCGCTTCTGAAGGAAGTTTCGTGAAGTTCGTTGCGGTCGGAGAAGATCTGAACGATGCGGTCTCCATGAGACTGCCCGTTGAAAGATTCGCCTTCGAAAGGGAATTCTACCGCATCATGCTCTTGGACGGGAAAGAAACGCTGGAAATTCCAGGGCAGTTCATCTCATCGAGGATAAGGTTTCTGGACAGCATCGTTCCGCTTGTCGAGGATAGCCTGAAAAGGTTGATAGACTTCCCGTACGGTTGTGTCGAACAGACCATGAGCCGGTTCTTCCCGGCTGTGGTTGCAGCAAGCGCAGGAATAGAGGTGGAAAACCTGGAAGAGATCATCCAGAGGGGGCTGTTCAAACTCTACTCTTACCAGCACAACGATGGTGGCTGGGGATGGTTCAGATTCGGCGAATCCGATGACTTCATGACCTGCTACGTGATGGAAGGGCTGTACTTTACCATGAAGGCAGGATACGATGTCGCAGAAAGCGTTCTGCAGAGAGGAATAGAGTATCTCAGAAAACATCCATCGGCCTACGGATCGTATGTTCTCGATCTGTACGGAGTGAATCACGAGCCGTTCAAGCCAGAAAGCGAAGCGGATCTGGTGTTTCTGAGTTTGAGTTCAAAAGAGGCTCTGAAACAGCTGATGAACTACGTCGTCCAGGACGAGCAGAAGGCCTATCTGAATGTATATTCTAATAATCCCCTCATCAGTGAGATCCAGCTCAACAGCGTCTTCCTCAGGGCTCTTGCGAAGTGGAAAGAATTTCCAGAACTGGAAAGAAAAGTGACAAATTACCTTCTCTTGAAAAAAGACAGCGCTTTCTGGACTTCCACAAAAGACACGTCCTTTGTTATTTTGGCGCTCCTTGAGGCGATGCCGGAGTACGCTTCAACCACACTGAAAGTCATCAACTCCGAAAACACCTTCGAACTGAAGCCAGGTGAAGAAAGGTCCCTCGTTCCCGGTTCACTGACCGTCTCTGGAAAAGGCATTGTGGAAGTGGAGGTAGTTTACATCGAAGTTCCGAAAGAGGCTGTGAGCGAAGGTTTGGAGATAAAAAGAGAATTCTACAAAAGGTACGAACTGCTCATAGAGGAGAATAAAATGATTGTGGATGCCTTCGTGCCGATCGGGAGAGGATACGTACCGCGCTCGATACACCCTGTCGAGAAAGAGCAAACTGAAGAGCTCTACATCCTGCCGTACAAGTACTGGAAGAAGACAATCGAATACAGAGGAGTTCCCCTCGAGATAAACGGTGCAGAAGTGAAAATAAAGGGAGAGACTTACACGTTCTTCAGGATCGAAACGTTCAACGGCTTGATTCTTGTTTTTTTCAGAAACGAAGCGCTCATCTACGATACGGAAAAGAACACCATCACCAGGTATCTGGATGTAACGGACGCAGGTTTCATGAGAAGTGGTCCCGTCTTTCTCATGAAGGGATTCGTGCTGGTCGGTGATGAAAAGATACCCGTTCCCGAAGACGTTACGGGACTGTCCTGCACGATGGACGAAATCTTGCTGAGGGGAGAAAACAAAACGTACTGGTACAGGAACGGAGAGTTCGTGGATCTTCCGTTTGTTGCCAGAAGGGTATTCTTCTGGGATGGGAAGAAGCTGGTTGCGGAGAACATACGCTTCAGTGGATCTTCAAAAACTCTTCGGAACAGAGTTTTCGAGGTGGTCTTCGATGTTGGAGACGTGAAGATAGAATTGGGAGACATAATCAAAACGGTGGTGAGGGTTAAAGGAGATGGAAATTATCTCATAGTGGAGGATTTCATCCCGTCCTGTGCGCAGGTGCTCTCGAACTACAGAGAAAAAGGGATCGAGGAAAACAAGTTCTCGTACAGCTGGTACTCTTCATGGAACGCATGGTACTCTGGAAGGGAGATTCGAACGGACAGGGTGGCGCTCTTTGCCCGATATCTTTACGGTAATAGCTTTGACTACGTCTGGAGGGCGACTGCAGAGGGGGTGTTTCATCTTCTTCCGGCACGGGTTTATCCGATGTATTCTCGTGGTCTCTATGCTCATACAGATCCAGATGTGCTTTTCATCGGGGCGGATTTTATCGATGGAAGAGATGATCAACCTTGA
- a CDS encoding zinc ribbon domain-containing protein — translation MNNQKLHQMPYGKFLSKLKYKADQVGIRVIEVLETHTSQTCSICGAVDR, via the coding sequence ATCAACAACCAGAAACTCCACCAGATGCCGTATGGAAAGTTTCTCAGCAAACTGAAGTACAAAGCCGATCAAGTAGGAATCAGAGTTATTGAAGTGCTCGAAACGCACACCTCACAGACATGTTCTATATGCGGTGCTGTGGACAGATGA
- a CDS encoding UTRA domain-containing protein, whose amino-acid sequence MQQPVADTAWQFWSGPSTVLGWRLRYVDEGPIVVEKSYFHPEVSKSFENEDLTKSLAKLFFNSLKDAKISRIEQVIEPCTRQEAEHVQNLIDAEEFLKMSRWIYVEGRDEPVYYLLLFMRADLDRIRS is encoded by the coding sequence TTGCAACAACCTGTTGCAGACACAGCCTGGCAGTTTTGGTCTGGTCCTTCAACCGTACTGGGGTGGCGGCTCAGGTACGTCGACGAAGGCCCCATCGTGGTGGAAAAGTCCTACTTCCATCCTGAGGTTTCAAAATCGTTCGAAAACGAAGATTTGACAAAATCCCTCGCCAAACTGTTCTTCAACAGTTTGAAGGATGCAAAGATTTCCAGGATCGAGCAGGTCATAGAACCCTGCACCCGGCAGGAAGCGGAACACGTGCAGAACCTGATCGACGCCGAAGAATTTTTGAAGATGTCCCGCTGGATCTACGTTGAAGGCCGTGACGAGCCGGTTTATTACCTACTGCTATTCATGCGCGCCGACCTGGACAGGATTAGAAGTTGA
- a CDS encoding DUF234 domain-containing protein encodes MYVCKHCGSAMNKDVEIDIVGIKGNTLYVGECKWSNKKIDVRVLDRLRSKVPYLLKDLQVDNLSVVYYLFSRSGFDGLKETEEVKLVELKDLFR; translated from the coding sequence TTGTACGTTTGCAAACACTGTGGTTCGGCGATGAACAAGGATGTAGAGATAGATATCGTAGGAATAAAAGGAAACACCCTATACGTTGGCGAATGTAAGTGGTCAAACAAGAAAATAGATGTTCGTGTTCTGGATCGATTGAGAAGCAAAGTTCCATACCTTCTAAAGGATCTTCAAGTAGATAATCTCTCCGTTGTTTACTATCTCTTTTCCAGAAGTGGTTTCGATGGACTAAAAGAGACCGAAGAAGTGAAACTGGTCGAACTCAAAGATCTGTTTCGGTGA
- a CDS encoding YeeE/YedE family protein: MVWTGLLIGVLFGVILQRGRICFNSAFRDVLIFKDNYLMRLAALTLGLESITLLIFAQAGIITLNPKPLNWIGNIIGGFIFGMGMVLAGGCASGVTYRTGEGMTTAWFAALAYALTAHATKKGLFSGWIKWLSNYTVTVSNTNPVYAPKTGPTIATVLGISPWIASIIFLALMLWYAFGVKNKSQRPSKLNWIAASVLIAILAPIAWWASASTGRNYGLGITGGWINLVSVYANNASLNWEGAEILGIIIGAAISAIAGKEFKLRMPKNPKTYAQVLLGGFLMGFGAVTAGGCNIGHFLTGVPTLAISSIVASIFFILGNWTMAWFLFGRQK, translated from the coding sequence ATGGTCTGGACCGGTCTACTAATCGGAGTTCTGTTCGGTGTAATCCTTCAGCGTGGCAGGATCTGCTTTAACTCCGCTTTCAGAGACGTTCTGATCTTCAAGGACAATTACTTGATGAGGCTCGCTGCGCTGACACTCGGTCTCGAATCCATCACGCTCTTGATCTTCGCTCAGGCCGGCATCATAACTCTCAACCCCAAACCCCTCAACTGGATTGGAAACATCATTGGTGGATTCATCTTCGGAATGGGAATGGTGCTCGCTGGTGGATGTGCTTCGGGAGTGACTTACAGAACCGGCGAAGGAATGACAACAGCGTGGTTCGCAGCTCTGGCCTACGCTCTGACGGCCCACGCTACAAAGAAGGGATTGTTCTCGGGATGGATCAAGTGGCTGAGCAACTACACGGTGACAGTTTCGAACACAAATCCCGTTTACGCACCAAAGACAGGGCCAACTATCGCAACGGTGCTCGGTATCAGTCCATGGATCGCCTCAATTATCTTCCTTGCGCTCATGCTCTGGTACGCCTTCGGAGTGAAAAACAAGTCCCAGAGGCCTTCCAAATTGAACTGGATCGCTGCTTCTGTTCTCATAGCGATACTCGCACCCATAGCCTGGTGGGCAAGTGCGAGTACAGGAAGAAACTATGGTCTTGGTATCACAGGGGGCTGGATAAATCTGGTTTCTGTTTACGCAAACAACGCCTCTCTGAACTGGGAAGGTGCTGAGATTCTCGGAATAATAATAGGAGCTGCCATATCTGCCATTGCAGGAAAAGAGTTCAAACTGAGAATGCCAAAGAACCCCAAAACCTACGCTCAGGTTCTTCTGGGAGGATTTCTCATGGGATTCGGTGCGGTAACAGCTGGAGGATGTAATATAGGTCATTTCCTCACCGGTGTTCCGACACTGGCCATCTCATCGATAGTAGCATCTATCTTTTTCATTCTCGGAAACTGGACAATGGCCTGGTTCCTGTTTGGAAGACAGAAATGA
- the tusB gene encoding sulfurtransferase complex subunit TusB: MALVLVKYGTDHPVEKLKIRSAKAEDKIVLIQNGVFWALEELETPAKVYAIKDDFLARGYSEEDSKVPLITYSEFIDLLEGEEKFIG; this comes from the coding sequence ATGGCACTCGTACTCGTTAAGTACGGAACGGATCACCCAGTGGAAAAACTCAAAATAAGATCTGCAAAGGCAGAAGATAAGATAGTTCTCATACAAAACGGTGTCTTCTGGGCTCTGGAAGAACTCGAAACACCAGCAAAGGTCTACGCAATCAAGGACGATTTTCTTGCGAGAGGATATTCCGAAGAGGATTCAAAAGTTCCACTGATCACTTACAGTGAATTCATAGATCTTCTGGAGGGTGAAGAGAAATTCATCGGCTGA
- a CDS encoding DsrE/DsrF/TusD sulfur relay family protein, with translation MKIGIQVMVPPYTYEDLDTAIKIAEAAMEKGHEVTLFLFADSVICTNKNIKPIKIDRNIPQKLVELMQKGNFEVHICGICMDYRGITTDMIIEGSKPSGLPELANLIATCDRFINLMA, from the coding sequence ATGAAGATAGGAATACAGGTGATGGTTCCACCCTATACATATGAAGATCTGGATACCGCTATAAAGATCGCTGAAGCCGCAATGGAAAAAGGTCATGAAGTAACACTCTTTCTCTTCGCGGATTCCGTCATTTGTACTAACAAGAACATAAAGCCAATCAAAATCGACAGAAACATTCCACAGAAACTTGTAGAACTGATGCAAAAAGGAAACTTCGAGGTTCACATATGTGGAATATGTATGGACTACAGAGGGATAACCACAGACATGATAATAGAGGGTTCGAAACCGAGCGGTCTTCCAGAACTCGCAAACCTGATTGCCACCTGCGACAGATTCATAAATCTGATGGCTTGA
- a CDS encoding sensor domain-containing diguanylate cyclase, with product MKAITKRFIFIYIPVLAALFFLSRINYLLYHTVIEFFAIFTGLSIGLIAYATRGFNQNRIFIKFGIVYIFVAIVDFLHTLAYKGMGVFPNWTSNQPTQFWIAGRLLETLGFVLILYFPKLSERTLFFLFGPLTTFLITSIWTGVFPDCFIEGFGLTEFKISMEYIIIFVLLAVLVRTLRSKDISISTFRKPLVAAVILTIFGELSFTLYSDVYGFFNFLGHVFRFLSYMVILRGMIVNALANPVRALLFELHEEKEKLKEIAHRDSLTGLFNRAFFNEWIQDQVRKAQFQNVPLSFIMIDVDDFKQINDTYGHLTGDKVLKFVARCISDSIRSSDFAVRYGGDEFLVVLYNTSKQQAERVASRIREKIRNSNELGVDVDISYGVAELNPGDNYLKFLQKADEEMYGMKREKKSCCD from the coding sequence TTGAAAGCGATCACCAAAAGATTCATTTTCATTTACATACCAGTTCTCGCTGCGCTGTTTTTTCTCTCAAGGATAAACTACCTGCTTTATCATACAGTAATAGAGTTCTTTGCGATATTTACCGGTCTGTCGATTGGTTTAATAGCGTATGCCACACGTGGATTCAATCAAAACAGAATCTTCATAAAGTTTGGAATCGTTTATATATTCGTTGCAATTGTCGACTTCCTTCATACGCTTGCGTATAAGGGTATGGGAGTTTTTCCAAACTGGACGTCAAACCAGCCCACCCAGTTTTGGATCGCAGGAAGATTGCTTGAAACACTCGGTTTTGTTCTGATCCTGTATTTTCCTAAGCTCAGCGAGAGAACATTGTTTTTTCTGTTCGGCCCTCTGACCACATTTCTGATCACATCCATCTGGACTGGAGTTTTCCCAGACTGTTTCATCGAAGGTTTCGGTTTAACAGAGTTCAAAATATCAATGGAGTACATCATAATTTTTGTTCTACTTGCGGTGCTTGTTCGAACGCTCAGAAGTAAAGATATCTCGATCTCTACATTCCGAAAACCTCTCGTAGCTGCAGTAATTCTCACGATCTTTGGAGAGCTCTCTTTCACACTGTATTCAGATGTCTATGGTTTTTTCAATTTCCTGGGACATGTTTTCAGATTTCTCTCGTACATGGTGATTTTGAGGGGAATGATAGTGAACGCTTTGGCGAATCCTGTTCGAGCTCTATTGTTTGAACTTCACGAAGAAAAAGAAAAACTCAAGGAAATCGCTCATCGCGATAGTTTAACAGGGCTCTTCAACAGGGCGTTTTTCAACGAGTGGATTCAGGATCAAGTTCGAAAAGCGCAGTTCCAGAACGTTCCGCTGTCTTTCATAATGATCGATGTTGACGATTTCAAACAGATCAACGACACATACGGACATTTAACCGGAGATAAGGTGCTCAAATTCGTTGCAAGATGTATTAGCGATTCGATTCGCTCTTCGGATTTTGCAGTGCGCTACGGTGGGGATGAATTTTTAGTTGTCCTTTACAACACCAGCAAACAACAAGCAGAACGGGTCGCTTCGAGGATAAGGGAGAAAATCAGAAACTCGAATGAACTGGGAGTGGATGTCGATATCAGCTACGGTGTGGCTGAACTCAATCCAGGTGACAACTATTTGAAATTCCTTCAAAAAGCGGACGAAGAGATGTATGGAATGAAGAGAGAGAAAAAGTCCTGTTGTGATTAA
- a CDS encoding sulfurtransferase TusA family protein — MGQRGSVLTLFKTLSNQTRLDILMLLRDSCLTASEVAEKLKINPSTAYRYLNQMVKAGILKVVKTPEGDRYDFSSVQVFRMLEAAVELLHENEKEKKISSIISVEESPGSKKFLDMRGQICPVPEITTRKELEKLQPGETLIVMCDYPLSGERITSFSLREGYEVATEQIGPVTKIYIKKPQSL, encoded by the coding sequence ATGGGACAGCGCGGAAGCGTTTTGACACTCTTTAAAACCTTATCGAATCAGACACGACTCGACATCCTGATGCTTTTGAGAGACAGTTGTCTCACCGCTTCAGAAGTGGCGGAGAAGCTGAAGATCAATCCCTCAACCGCTTACAGGTATTTGAACCAGATGGTTAAAGCGGGGATCCTCAAAGTCGTAAAGACACCCGAGGGTGACAGGTACGATTTTTCTTCTGTTCAGGTGTTCAGGATGCTCGAAGCAGCGGTGGAATTGCTCCACGAGAACGAAAAAGAAAAGAAAATTTCCAGTATCATCTCAGTAGAAGAGTCGCCTGGGTCGAAGAAATTTCTCGATATGCGGGGACAAATATGTCCCGTTCCAGAGATCACGACCAGAAAAGAACTGGAAAAACTCCAGCCTGGAGAAACCCTGATCGTGATGTGCGACTATCCACTCTCGGGAGAGAGGATCACAAGTTTCTCTCTGAGGGAAGGCTATGAAGTGGCCACTGAACAGATCGGACCCGTAACCAAGATCTACATAAAGAAACCGCAATCTCTTTAA
- a CDS encoding tyrosine-type recombinase/integrase encodes MDEYLEYLKVVKKRSERTLYQYRSILREFTRFEPITPETWKEYLNTISKNAPATQRNKLVVVKNYLNWRADRGLLNAEERFWNEAEPPRHTVLPKAIELDEVRRIIEACDNPLYRAIFKVLANTGMRVSEIVNLSVHDISVNETARIRIKGKGNKERIINVSKELVEELMNSGFFEKKPSVRSIQRAVKRYARKAGIKKKVTPHIFRHSFAVALIERGVPLNKIQALLGHANISTTSIYLKIASEGIEIPKII; translated from the coding sequence GTGGACGAATACCTGGAGTACCTCAAAGTGGTTAAAAAAAGAAGCGAAAGGACGCTGTATCAATACAGATCTATTCTAAGAGAATTCACCAGGTTCGAGCCCATCACTCCAGAAACCTGGAAGGAGTATCTCAACACAATATCGAAGAACGCTCCCGCTACCCAGAGGAACAAGCTCGTCGTTGTGAAGAACTACCTGAACTGGAGAGCGGATAGAGGACTGCTGAACGCGGAAGAGCGCTTCTGGAACGAAGCAGAGCCTCCCCGTCATACGGTGTTACCAAAAGCCATTGAACTCGATGAAGTCCGTCGTATTATCGAAGCGTGTGACAACCCTCTGTACAGAGCGATATTCAAAGTGCTCGCCAATACCGGGATGCGAGTATCGGAGATTGTGAATCTGTCAGTTCACGATATTTCGGTGAACGAAACTGCCAGGATAAGAATAAAGGGAAAGGGAAACAAGGAAAGAATCATCAACGTCTCAAAGGAACTGGTAGAAGAACTCATGAATTCCGGCTTTTTCGAGAAGAAACCTTCCGTTCGATCGATACAGAGAGCCGTCAAAAGATACGCAAGGAAAGCGGGTATAAAGAAAAAAGTGACTCCCCACATATTCAGACATTCTTTCGCTGTGGCGCTGATTGAACGAGGTGTTCCCCTGAACAAGATTCAGGCCCTTCTGGGTCACGCAAACATCTCCACCACTTCTATATACCTAAAGATAGCAAGTGAAGGAATTGAGATTCCAAAAATTATTTAA
- a CDS encoding sulfurtransferase TusA family protein, with amino-acid sequence MAKYQVTKTLDVRGEVCPVPDVETKRALQNMKPGEILEVWIDYPMSKERIPETVKKLGHEVLEIEEVGPSEWKIYIKVK; translated from the coding sequence ATGGCGAAGTACCAGGTCACCAAGACTTTGGATGTGAGAGGAGAGGTTTGTCCAGTGCCTGATGTTGAAACCAAAAGGGCTCTGCAGAACATGAAGCCAGGAGAAATCCTTGAAGTGTGGATCGACTATCCAATGTCGAAAGAAAGAATCCCGGAAACTGTCAAAAAACTTGGCCACGAAGTCCTGGAAATCGAAGAAGTGGGTCCGAGCGAATGGAAGATCTACATCAAAGTGAAATAA